In a genomic window of Streptomyces sp. NBC_01231:
- a CDS encoding ABC transporter substrate-binding protein: protein MTASSTRRTTAAHTRTAAVGAIAVAGALILTGCGDQTKDSDSGSSTSSSTAPLADKLPQSIRDKGVIKVGSDIAYAPVEFKDSSGKTVGIDPDVAAAMGKQLGVTFDFQNGTFDTLITGLRSKRYDIAMSAMTDTKDRQEGIDSDTGKKVGEGVDFVDYFTAGVSIYTKKGDDQGIKAWSDLCGKKLVVQRGTVSEDLAKSESKKCTGGKTIALQSFDNDQQAQTRLRAGGADAGSSDFPVAAYAVKTSGGGKDFQLVGEQVEAAPYGIAVAKDQTQLRDALKAALDAVIKSGEYEKILKKWGADAGAIKAAVINGAK, encoded by the coding sequence ATGACCGCAAGCTCCACCCGTCGTACCACCGCCGCGCACACCCGGACAGCAGCGGTCGGTGCGATCGCGGTCGCAGGCGCGCTGATTCTCACCGGTTGCGGTGACCAGACCAAGGACAGTGACTCGGGCAGCAGCACCAGCAGCAGCACGGCTCCGCTGGCCGACAAACTGCCGCAGTCGATCCGTGACAAGGGCGTCATCAAGGTCGGCTCCGACATCGCGTACGCGCCGGTCGAGTTCAAGGACAGCTCCGGCAAGACGGTCGGCATCGACCCGGACGTCGCGGCCGCGATGGGCAAGCAGCTGGGCGTGACGTTCGATTTCCAGAACGGCACCTTCGACACCCTGATCACCGGTCTGCGCTCCAAGCGGTACGACATCGCCATGTCCGCGATGACCGACACGAAGGACCGCCAGGAGGGCATCGACTCCGACACCGGCAAGAAGGTCGGTGAGGGCGTCGACTTCGTGGACTACTTCACCGCCGGTGTCTCGATCTACACCAAGAAGGGCGACGACCAGGGCATCAAGGCCTGGTCCGACCTGTGCGGCAAGAAGCTCGTCGTGCAGCGCGGCACGGTCTCCGAGGACCTCGCCAAGTCCGAGTCGAAGAAGTGCACCGGCGGCAAGACGATCGCCCTCCAGTCCTTCGACAACGACCAGCAGGCCCAGACCCGGCTGCGCGCGGGCGGCGCCGACGCCGGCTCCTCGGACTTCCCGGTGGCCGCGTACGCCGTGAAGACCTCCGGCGGCGGCAAGGACTTCCAGCTCGTCGGCGAGCAGGTCGAGGCGGCGCCGTACGGCATCGCGGTCGCCAAGGACCAGACCCAGCTGCGGGACGCCCTGAAGGCGGCGCTCGACGCGGTGATCAAGAGCGGCGAGTACGAGAAGATCCTCAAGAAGTGGGGTGCCGACGCCGGTGCCATCAAGGCAGCCGTCATCAACGGCGCCAAGTGA
- a CDS encoding NADP-dependent malic enzyme translates to MAAEIVNPRSDSNTDQEGEAEPVDSFDPAFALHRGGKMAVQATVPVRDKDDLSLAYTPGVAKVCSAIAEQPDLVHDYTWKSSVVAVVTDGTAVLGLGDIGPEASLPVMEGKAILFKQFGGVDAVPIALACTEVDEIVETVVRLAPSFGGVNLEDISAPRCFEIERKLQERLDIPVFHDDQHGTAVVTLAALRNAAKLTGRGIGELRVVISGAGAAGVAIAKMLVEAGIGDVAVADRKGIVSGDRDDLTSVKRELASFTNKAGITGSLEAALEGADVFIGVSGGTVPEPAVASMADGAFVFAMANPNPEVHPEVAHKYAAVVATGRSDFPNQINNVLAFPGIFAGALQVRASRITEGMKIAAAEALAAVVGDDLAPDYVIPSPFDERVAPAVTAAVAAAARAEGVARR, encoded by the coding sequence GTGGCAGCGGAGATCGTCAATCCTCGCAGCGACAGCAATACGGATCAGGAAGGCGAGGCCGAGCCCGTCGATTCCTTCGATCCGGCGTTCGCGCTGCACCGTGGCGGCAAGATGGCCGTGCAGGCCACCGTGCCCGTCCGTGACAAGGACGACCTGTCCCTGGCGTACACGCCCGGCGTGGCGAAGGTGTGCAGCGCCATCGCCGAGCAGCCGGACCTGGTCCACGACTACACGTGGAAGTCGTCCGTGGTCGCCGTCGTGACCGACGGTACGGCCGTGCTCGGGCTCGGTGACATCGGGCCCGAGGCCTCCCTTCCGGTGATGGAGGGGAAGGCGATTCTGTTCAAGCAGTTCGGTGGCGTCGACGCCGTGCCGATCGCGCTGGCATGCACCGAGGTCGACGAGATCGTCGAGACCGTGGTGCGGCTCGCGCCGTCGTTCGGTGGCGTGAACCTGGAGGACATCTCGGCGCCGCGGTGCTTCGAGATCGAGCGGAAGCTGCAGGAGCGGCTGGACATTCCGGTCTTCCATGACGACCAGCACGGTACGGCGGTCGTGACGCTGGCGGCTCTCCGGAACGCGGCGAAGCTGACCGGCCGGGGCATCGGTGAGCTGCGAGTCGTCATCTCGGGCGCGGGCGCGGCCGGTGTCGCGATCGCGAAGATGCTGGTCGAGGCCGGTATCGGGGACGTCGCCGTCGCGGACCGCAAGGGAATCGTTTCGGGGGACCGGGACGATCTGACGTCCGTCAAGCGGGAGCTGGCCTCCTTCACGAACAAGGCCGGGATCACCGGATCGCTGGAGGCGGCCCTGGAAGGGGCTGACGTCTTCATCGGCGTCTCCGGCGGTACGGTCCCGGAGCCGGCGGTGGCGTCGATGGCGGACGGGGCCTTCGTCTTCGCGATGGCCAACCCGAATCCCGAGGTGCACCCCGAGGTCGCGCACAAGTACGCGGCGGTCGTGGCCACCGGACGATCGGACTTCCCGAACCAGATCAACAACGTGCTGGCCTTCCCCGGCATCTTCGCGGGGGCGCTGCAGGTGCGGGCCTCCCGGATCACGGAGGGTATGAAGATCGCGGCGGCCGAGGCACTGGCCGCGGTGGTCGGGGACGACCTCGCCCCGGACTACGTGATCCCGTCGCCGTTCGACGAGCGGGTGGCCCCCGCGGTGACGGCGGCGGTGGCCGCGGCCGCTCGGGCCGAGGGTGTGGCTCGTCGCTGA
- a CDS encoding zinc-binding dehydrogenase, with product MFAAYAARIDRDQPLAGLELGERPAPEARPGWSTVNVKAASLNHHDLWSLRGVGLPEDRLPMILGCDAAGVDEDGNEVVLHSVIGQSGHGVGPKEPRSILTERYQGTFAEQVAVPTWNILPKPKELSFAEAACLPTAWLTAYRMLFTNAGVRPGDSVLVQGAGGGVATAAIVLGKAAGLRVFATSRDEAKRKRAVELGAVEAVESGARLPQRVDAVIETVGAATWSHSVKSLKPGGTLVISGATSGDRPAHAELTRIFFLELKVVGSTMGTKDELEDLLSFCAATGVRPVIDEVLPLDRAREGFERLASGDQFGKIVLTNA from the coding sequence ATGTTCGCTGCCTACGCCGCCCGAATCGACCGCGACCAGCCGCTCGCCGGCCTCGAACTGGGAGAGCGTCCCGCTCCTGAGGCCCGCCCCGGCTGGAGCACCGTGAACGTCAAGGCCGCCTCCCTCAACCACCACGACCTCTGGTCACTGCGGGGCGTGGGCCTGCCCGAGGACAGGCTGCCGATGATCCTCGGCTGTGACGCCGCCGGCGTCGACGAGGACGGCAACGAGGTCGTCCTGCACTCCGTCATCGGGCAGAGCGGCCATGGCGTCGGCCCGAAGGAACCACGGTCCATCCTCACCGAGCGCTACCAGGGCACGTTCGCCGAACAGGTCGCCGTGCCCACCTGGAACATCCTGCCCAAGCCCAAGGAGCTCTCCTTCGCGGAGGCCGCCTGTCTGCCGACCGCCTGGCTGACGGCGTACCGGATGCTCTTCACGAACGCGGGTGTGCGGCCCGGTGATTCGGTGCTCGTCCAGGGCGCGGGCGGTGGTGTCGCCACGGCGGCCATCGTGCTCGGAAAGGCGGCGGGGCTGCGGGTGTTCGCCACCAGCCGGGACGAGGCGAAGCGGAAGCGGGCCGTCGAACTCGGAGCCGTGGAGGCAGTGGAGTCGGGGGCGCGGCTGCCGCAGCGCGTGGACGCCGTGATCGAGACGGTCGGTGCCGCCACCTGGTCGCACTCGGTCAAGTCGCTGAAGCCGGGCGGCACGCTCGTCATCTCCGGGGCCACGAGTGGTGACCGGCCCGCGCATGCCGAGCTGACCCGGATCTTCTTCCTGGAGCTCAAGGTCGTCGGGTCGACGATGGGAACCAAGGACGAGTTGGAAGACCTGCTCTCCTTCTGCGCCGCCACCGGTGTACGTCCCGTCATCGACGAGGTGCTGCCCCTGGACCGGGCCCGAGAGGGCTTCGAACGACTGGCGTCCGGCGACCAGTTCGGCAAGATCGTGCTCACGAACGCGTAG
- a CDS encoding HTH domain-containing protein: MTEATDLAERAGDRDPRVGLRAVAALRRLLEQLEAVQVRGARNQGWSWQEIAAELGVSRQAVHKKYGRH, translated from the coding sequence ATGACCGAAGCAACGGATCTCGCCGAGCGAGCGGGTGACCGCGATCCCCGGGTGGGGCTGCGGGCCGTCGCCGCGCTGCGCCGGCTGCTGGAGCAGTTGGAAGCGGTGCAGGTGCGTGGCGCGCGCAATCAGGGCTGGTCGTGGCAGGAGATCGCCGCGGAACTCGGTGTGAGCAGGCAGGCCGTGCACAAGAAGTACGGGAGGCATTGA
- a CDS encoding peptidase, with protein MFERFTKNARDVVRGAVEHAERSGAPSVEAEHVLLALLDGEAGRGSFALAALGLAERKDAVRTALVEARRRAGLSQAESDALAGLGIDVSEIVARVEEVHGVGAMSGDRKDKAWWSGRRSFGRGAKETLERALRIAVSRRDRHIGDEHILLALAARPGVPAEVLADHGVTYESLTRVLYGEGEDKAS; from the coding sequence ATGTTCGAGCGGTTCACCAAGAATGCCCGGGACGTGGTGCGAGGCGCGGTCGAGCACGCCGAGCGGTCGGGAGCACCGTCCGTGGAGGCGGAGCACGTGCTGCTGGCTCTCCTCGACGGGGAGGCCGGCCGGGGCTCGTTCGCGCTGGCCGCGCTCGGGCTGGCCGAGCGAAAGGACGCGGTCCGGACGGCGCTGGTCGAGGCGCGACGGCGGGCCGGGCTGTCCCAGGCGGAGTCCGACGCCCTCGCCGGGCTGGGGATCGATGTCTCGGAGATCGTCGCCCGGGTCGAGGAAGTGCATGGCGTCGGCGCGATGTCCGGCGACCGGAAGGACAAGGCGTGGTGGTCGGGGCGCCGTTCCTTCGGGCGGGGCGCCAAGGAGACCCTGGAGAGGGCTCTGCGCATCGCTGTCTCCCGTCGTGACCGCCACATCGGAGACGAGCACATCCTGTTGGCCCTCGCCGCCCGCCCCGGCGTACCCGCCGAGGTACTCGCCGACCACGGAGTGACCTACGAGTCCCTGACCCGGGTGCTGTACGGCGAGGGAGAGGACAAGGCGAGCTGA
- a CDS encoding helix-turn-helix transcriptional regulator, whose amino-acid sequence MPPVFAHGRLRLYLLKLLDEAPRHGYEVIRLLEERFQGLYAPSAGTVYPRLAKLEAEGLVTHTTEGGRKVYSITDAGRAELADRSGELADLELEIRESVAELAAEIRADVRGAAGDLRREMRAAASEARRGSASRGAGATTDGEQDGSFGDFKDDSDKEAWRAAKEEMRRVKQEWKEQARRAKDESRRAREEAQRARRQAKEAQEHARTQAQEDVQRIARRVQEQVQDHFARGDWPTGVREGLTELAKEFGEFGKDYGKEFGKDFGFGRGHGPTEKAAPAPEYTHTPEDFPAGYEPSWAHEDPTGDPPRDLERLLDRFRDDIRDAARDHGVTPDQLRDTRRHLSTAAAYIGALLRTPKP is encoded by the coding sequence ATGCCCCCCGTCTTCGCCCATGGCCGCCTCCGCCTCTACCTGCTGAAGCTGCTGGACGAGGCCCCGCGTCACGGCTACGAGGTGATCCGCCTCCTGGAAGAACGCTTCCAGGGCCTGTACGCACCCTCAGCGGGGACCGTGTACCCCCGCCTGGCCAAGCTGGAGGCCGAGGGCCTGGTCACCCACACCACCGAGGGCGGCCGCAAGGTGTACTCCATCACGGACGCCGGCCGCGCCGAGCTGGCCGATCGCAGCGGCGAACTGGCCGACCTGGAGCTGGAGATCCGCGAGTCGGTCGCTGAACTCGCCGCCGAGATCCGGGCCGACGTGCGCGGGGCGGCGGGCGACCTGCGGCGGGAGATGCGGGCGGCGGCCTCCGAGGCCCGCAGGGGTTCCGCTTCCAGGGGAGCCGGAGCCACGACCGACGGCGAACAGGACGGCTCCTTCGGGGACTTCAAGGACGACAGCGACAAGGAGGCGTGGCGCGCCGCCAAGGAGGAGATGCGCCGCGTCAAGCAGGAATGGAAGGAACAGGCCCGGCGCGCCAAGGACGAGAGCCGACGGGCCCGCGAGGAGGCCCAGCGTGCCCGTCGCCAGGCCAAGGAGGCGCAGGAGCACGCCCGGACACAGGCCCAGGAAGATGTGCAGCGCATCGCCCGGCGCGTCCAGGAACAGGTACAGGACCACTTCGCACGGGGCGACTGGCCGACGGGGGTACGCGAGGGTCTGACCGAACTGGCCAAGGAGTTCGGTGAGTTCGGAAAGGACTACGGCAAGGAGTTCGGGAAGGACTTCGGCTTCGGCCGCGGCCACGGCCCCACTGAGAAGGCGGCACCCGCCCCCGAGTACACACACACCCCGGAGGACTTCCCCGCAGGGTACGAGCCGTCCTGGGCCCATGAGGACCCCACCGGTGACCCGCCTCGCGACCTGGAGCGCCTGCTCGACCGGTTCCGCGACGACATCCGCGACGCCGCCCGCGACCACGGCGTCACCCCCGACCAACTCCGCGACACCCGCCGCCACCTCTCGACGGCGGCAGCCTACATCGGGGCGCTACTGCGCACACCGAAGCCCTGA
- a CDS encoding DUF6104 family protein, whose product MYFTDRGIEELEKRRGEEEVTFEWLAEQLRTFVDLNPDFEVPVERLATWLARLDDEDEDDE is encoded by the coding sequence ATGTACTTCACCGACCGAGGCATCGAAGAGCTGGAGAAGCGGCGCGGCGAGGAGGAGGTCACCTTCGAGTGGCTCGCCGAGCAGTTGCGGACCTTCGTCGACCTGAACCCGGACTTCGAGGTGCCGGTGGAGCGCCTGGCGACGTGGCTGGCTCGGCTGGACGACGAGGACGAGGACGACGAGTAG